A single window of Mycosarcoma maydis chromosome 1, whole genome shotgun sequence DNA harbors:
- a CDS encoding uncharacterized protein (related to Ferric reductase transmembrane component 1 precursor), whose amino-acid sequence MERAIFKRHKEVPGCVWKPGMVGPGCRPPSALKKAAMAGKDSYYEMEKYGRITSWILVAILGIVMLRGLVSRLRHSSNPKLSLAVLAIPGYKPLAAICRGIGYYRPKKIFTRKTILSAMISADHFPSLGNILTLAVPSVGLICWCFAIKPYYRPAAVWGSTPLGVRSGMIANAMFLWLFALGLKFNPLTFLTGISHEKLQFFHQWIARVILFFSIVHVVPFLWQPVHDGGFSNLKAWYYYDKIWWTGTVAFACLAWLVVSSFGYFRRMSYEFFVLQHVVAIILFLVFYFMHTRDLINSWLWLWPSIGVWGFHVLFKFANSLRISRFTGLPATVSVVDEDEKLVKVEMAAPVSWQPGQHFFLRFPGINRSAPYQTHPFTVSNLASPNQNAESHPVFFFKARTGLTGRIWQQLVLQPAVDGKTSAMLKVGLDGPYGTSFHPAAYHSDLMITGGVGMTSVLPALMTLCLSARSSRDILTSTIAIHWSIRTIRMFDAFEPSIRPMLEHLRAFGINASLHVYCYQDGVQYGESKKDEMSIASSSSLAKSMIHVHRERANVSEIVAGFVDDVASASSSSTRRSSVSVSVCGPASMLNEAANVVARLQWSHVLSRSIDELFLHTEAFGW is encoded by the coding sequence ATGGAACGCGCCATTTTCAAGAGGCACAAAGAGGTGCCAGGGTGTGTTTGGAAGCCTGGCATGGTCGGTCCCGGCTGTCGACCACCATCCGCACTGAAAAAGGCAGCCATGGCGGGGAAGGATAGCTACTACGAAATGGAAAAGTACGGCCGCATCACCTCCTGGATTCTGGTCGCCATTCTTGGCATCGTCATGCTTCGCGGTCTCGTCTCGAGGCTTCGTCACAGCTCGAATCCCAAACTTTCCCTCGCCGTGCTCGCGATTCCTGGTTATAAACCGCTCGCGGCGATATGCAGAGGTATCGGCTATTATCGTCCAAAGAAGATCTTCACTCGGAAAACGATTCTAAGCGCGATGATTTCGGCAGACCACTTCCCGTCCTTGGGCAACATCCTTACACTCGCTGTTCCTTCTGTCGGGCTCATATGCTGGTGCTTCGCCATCAAACCCTACTATCGCCCGGCCGCTGTGTGGGGAAGTACTCCTCTAGGTGTTCGCTCGGGTATGATCGCTAACGCTATGTTCCTCTGGTTGTTTGCTCTTGGTCTCAAGTTCAATCCGCTCACGTTTCTAACGGGCATCAGCCATGAAAAGCTGCAGTTCTTCCATCAATGGATAGCACGTGTTATTCTCTTCTTCAGCATCGTACACGTCGTTCCCTTCCTCTGGCAACCAGTCCACGATGGCGGTTTCAGCAACCTCAAGGCCTGGTACTACTACGACAAGATCTGGTGGACGGGTACCGTTGCATTTGCAtgtttggcttggctcgTCGTCTCTTCGTTCGGCTATTTTCGACGCATGTCGTACGAGTTCTTTGTGCTTCAGCATGTGGTGGCCATCATCCTGTTTTTGGTCTTCTACTTTATGCACACGCGCGATCTCATCAACTCGTGGTTGTGGTTATGGCCATCAATTGGTGTGTGGGGCTTCCATGTGCTATTCAAGTTTGCAAACTCGCTCCGCATCAGCCGATTCACTGGTCTGCCCGCAACGGTCTCGGTGgtggacgaagacgaaaaGCTGGTCAAGGTAGAAATGGCTGCGCCTGTGTCATGGCAGCCAGGTCAGCATTTCTTCCTGCGCTTCCCCGGTATCAACCGATCAGCACCCTACCAGACGCACCCTTTCACCGTTAGCAACCTTGCTTCGCCGAACCAGAACGCAGAATCGCATCCGGTGTTCTTCTTCAAGGCACGCACCGGGCTTACGGGCAGGATCTGGCAACAGCTTGTACTACAGCCTGCTGTCGATGGCAAGACCTCTGCCATGCTCAAGGTTGGACTTGACGGGCCATACGGTACGTCCTTTCACCCAGCAGCCTACCACTCAGACCTCATGATCACCGGCGGCGTCGGTATGACATCGGTTCTACCTGCGCTGATGACCTTATGTCTTTCGGCGAGGTCTTCGCGCGACATTCTAACGTCCACGATCGCCATACACTGGTCCATCAGAACTATACGCATGTTTGACGCCTTTGAACCGTCCATCCGACCGATGCTCGAACATCTGCGTGCCTTTGGCATCAATGCGTCTTTGCACGTGTACTGCTACCAAGATGGTGTGCAGTATGGTGAGTCGAAAAAGGACGAAATGTCGATagcttcttcctcctcgctcGCAAAATCGATGATCCACGTGCACAGGGAACGCGCCAACGTTTCCGAGATTGTGGCCGGAttcgtcgacgacgttgcatcggcttcgtcatcgtcaacgaGGCGATCGTCGGTCAGCGTGTCGGTCTGCGGTCCAGCATCGATGCTCAATGAAGCCGCGAACGTTGTCGCACGACTGCAATGGTCCCATGTTCTCTCTAGGTCGATTGACGAACTCTTTCTTCATACTGAGGCTTTCGGCTGGTAG